The following proteins come from a genomic window of Rutidosis leptorrhynchoides isolate AG116_Rl617_1_P2 chromosome 10, CSIRO_AGI_Rlap_v1, whole genome shotgun sequence:
- the LOC139872550 gene encoding protein GAMETE CELL DEFECTIVE 1, mitochondrial-like, whose protein sequence is MLNNSLYRNCHIISSIISRWTIKRSSPTSCIQWLSTKASGGGDEWNDAWETAWLPEDLSVKNRAPWETDVNFSISDTPEEVLDADTKSFVEEMADNWEQRRKKGGSKSKREEEEERLMKMKEEGKGLYSLENVKRDYRVQKQRVHAGLWVKEIEKMEEAKLGDDVGGDDLDRFLDSASEIFESGTSDLNKSKVKDSWDLKNKPDGWETTSKGQDGNIWEMSQREEDILVQEYERRIAFSKHQIASFIKQHIFSRRRPIDGWKYMIEELGPNARRGSKGSVSRLPSLADPATQPFQEEKIPIATTNTKRK, encoded by the exons ATGCTTAACAATTCCTTGTACCGCAATT GTCACATTATATCTTCTATTATAAGCCGTTGGACAATTAAAAGATCCAGCCCAACAAGTTGTATCCAGTGGCTATCAACGAAGGCCTCTGGTGGTGGCGACGAATGGAACGACGCATGGGAAACAGCATGGTTGCCTGAAGATCTATCAGTGAAAAATCGAGCACCATGGGAAACAGACGTCAATTTTTCAATCTCCGATACACCGGAGGAGGTTCTGGATGCGGATACAAAGTCATTTGTTGAAGAAATGGCTGATAATTGGGAGCAGAGGAGGAAAAAGGGTGGGAGTAAGAGTaaaagagaggaagaagaagaaaggcTGATGAAAATGAAAGAAGAAGGGAAAGGTTTGTACAGTTTGGAGAATGTGAAGAGGGATTATAGGGTTCAGAAACAACGGGTTCATGCTGGTTTGTGGGTTAAAGAAATCGAGAAGATGGAAGAGGCTAAATTGGGTGATGATGTAGGCGGTGATGATCTTGACAGATTTCTTGACAGCGCTTCTga GATATTTGAGTCTGGAACCAGTGATTTGAATAAGTCAAAAGTCAAAGATTCTTGGGATTTGAAAAACAAGCCTGATGGATGGGAAACAACATCCAAGGGTCAAGATGGGAATATTTGGGAAATGTCTCAAAGAGAAGAAGATATTCTTGTTCAAGAGTATGAACGTCGCATTGCTTTCAGCAAACACCAG ATAGCTAGTTTTATTAAGCAACATATATTTAGTCGGAGAAGACCGATAGATGGATGGAAGTACATGATTGAAGAATTAGGGCCAAATGCAAGAAGAGGTAGTAAAGGCAGCGTTTCAAGACTACCTAGTCTTGCTGATCCAGCCACCCAACCATTTCAAGAGGAGAAGATTCCAATTGCCACAACAAACACTAAACGAAAATAG